Proteins from a genomic interval of Acinonyx jubatus isolate Ajub_Pintada_27869175 chromosome B4, VMU_Ajub_asm_v1.0, whole genome shotgun sequence:
- the SDR9C7 gene encoding short-chain dehydrogenase/reductase family 9C member 7 — MVMHPPIEIIKWLIQKPCVCCQWKKALLSGFQQTASWGSEDQPLQLSPEPNTSWPPASSCPMAAITDLSFMYRWFKNCNLVRNLSDKYVFITGCDSGFGNLLARQLVDRGMRVLAACFTEEGAQKLQQDTSYRLQTTLLDVTKTESIKAAAQWVRDQVGEQGLWALVNNAGVGLPSGPNEWLTKEDFVKVINVNLVGLIEVTLHMLPMVKKARGRVINMSSSGGRVAIIGGGYCVSKFGVEAFSDSIRRELHYFGVKVSIIEPGNYRTSILGKEGMVSRMRKLWERLPQETRDSYGEDYFHIYTEKLKNMMQLAEPRIREVTDSMEHAIVSRSPRIRYNPGLDAKLLYVPLAKLPTPVTDFILSRYLPRPADSV; from the exons ATGGTGATGCATCCACCTATAGAAATTATAAAGTGGCTCATCCAGAAGCCCTGTGTCTGTTGCCAGTGGAAGAAAGCTCTTCTCAGTGGCTTTCAGCAGACTGCCAGCTGGGGCTCAGAAGACCAGCCTCTCCAGCTGTCTCCTGAGCCCAATACTTCTTGGCCACCAGCATCCTCTTGCCCTATGGCAGCTATCACGGATCTCTCCTTTATGTATCGATGGTTCAAGAACTGCAATCTGGTCCGCAACCTCTCAGACAAGTATGTCTTCATCACAGGCTGTGACTCGGGCTTCGGGAACCTGCTGGCCAGGCAGCTGGTTGATCGGGGCATGCGGGTGCTGGCTGCTTGCTTCACTGAGGAAGGGGCCCAGAAGCTTCAGCAGGATACCTCTTACCGACTGCAGACCACCCTACTGGATGTCACCAAGACTGAGAGTATAAAGGCAGCGGCCCAGTGGGTGAGGGACCAAGTGGGTGAGCAAG GCCTCTGGGCCCTGGTGAACAATGCAGGTGTAGGCCTGCCCAGTGGGCCCAATGAATGGCTGACGAAGGAGGACTTTGTGAAGGTGATCAATGTGAACCTGGTGGGACTGATCGAAGTGACCCTCCACATGCTGCCCATGGTCAAAAAAGCCCGGGGCAGGGTCATCAACATGTCCAGCTCTGGTGGTCGCGTGGCTATCATCGGTGGTGGCTACTGCGTCTCCAAGTTTGGCGTCGAGGCCTTCTCTGACAGCATCAG GCGTGAGCTCCACTACTTTGGGGTGAAAGTCAGCATCATTGAGCCGGGGAACTATCGAACATCCATCCTGGGCAAGGAAGGCATGGTTTCCCGCATGCGAAAGCTGTGGGAGCGGTTGCCTCAGGAGACCCGGGACAGCTACGGAGAGGACTACTTCCACATCT ATACTGAGAAGTTAAAAAACATGATGCAGTTGGCAGAGCCAAGGATCAGAGAAGTCACCGACAGCATGGAGCACGCCATTGTTTCCCGGAGCCCCCGTATCCGCTACAACCCTGGCCTGGATGCCAAACTCCTCTACGTGCCATTGGCTAAATTGCCCACTCCCGTGACAGATTTCATCCTGAGCCGGTACCTTCCCAGGCCAGCAGACAGTGTCTGA